A window of the Streptomyces finlayi genome harbors these coding sequences:
- a CDS encoding FtsX-like permease family protein has translation MSAEKNAASGRAPRGPAACAPWVRTRLRTAPGACAALAVLVLLTAFLAAAFPRSVDAYETKGLRHDVGSLSPARSLLEATTTPDGSSLEERADAARKAELSRIHGELMRSLPRPVRADAPRSSYGVRTTNPLTASEPYLPRPNAMPPQFTYIAPSALAEHSTLESGRWPAVRGEVTAGTREVEAVVPAETADALNFEAGSTVSVPTHDGRPLTVRITGTVTPRHPDDAYWSAEPLMRAPSLVVDPGAPLPTFYWVAALLLSPDAGPALLATTGEPELFWHMAPDASRLTSADAAPLLNAVASLESGPGLLELRDIAGPTVTLSTDLDEILVAHDVMRSAISPVVAVAAVGIGSVAGAVLLMTGGLTAARRHRELSLLRSRGASLAGIGRRLFAETTVIVVPAAALGLLTAVLLVGEARLWPAVAGAGAVVALVCVALPLRTTLQHIRPQLHGARDDLVAARPSRRRTVAELTVLVLAIGAVTALRRRGTTAAGGTDLLVSAAPVLVGLIAALVLVRLYPLPLRLAARPVARTRGAIGFLSLARAGRSSASATLPLLALLVALTTAAFGGSVLAGVADARDTAALAAVGADARISGEGDAKPVTDRFTEMVRATNGVRDVAPVQIDYSVTLPAGEGGLEGNKGATLVGVDPGSYGRLAHATGAGSFPPALLKAVGPSAPLPEGAAYSADRVLPAIASPSVAERLGDRPQAVETLAGDFKVRVVAVRRSTPAVSGSSFLIVNSTSLTQRQTNALLVTGDSLDTKALKAAAHETGEDFVVRLRSEERESFVDTPVQSGAERIYGAGIVAGAGYALLAVLLSLLRTAPERTTLLARLRTMGLTTRQGRRLLALEAMPQALLAAFGGLLVGWATIALLAPGVDLASLALSGARGADVPHTASLRADLWSLALPAIGVVLLAAAVAAVQAWWASRRGSITELRAGDTR, from the coding sequence ATGAGCGCCGAAAAGAACGCCGCCTCCGGACGCGCCCCCCGCGGCCCGGCCGCCTGTGCCCCGTGGGTCCGTACCCGGTTGCGTACCGCTCCCGGTGCCTGCGCCGCGCTCGCCGTACTCGTCCTGCTGACGGCGTTCCTCGCCGCCGCGTTCCCGCGCTCCGTGGACGCGTACGAGACGAAGGGACTCCGTCATGACGTCGGCTCCCTGAGTCCGGCACGCAGTCTGCTCGAAGCGACGACGACGCCCGACGGTTCCTCGCTCGAGGAGCGGGCCGACGCCGCGCGCAAGGCCGAACTGTCCAGGATCCACGGTGAGCTGATGCGCTCGCTGCCCCGCCCCGTACGCGCGGACGCGCCGCGCTCCTCGTACGGTGTGCGGACGACGAACCCGCTCACGGCGAGCGAGCCCTATCTGCCGCGCCCCAACGCCATGCCTCCGCAGTTCACCTACATCGCCCCTTCGGCGCTGGCCGAGCACAGCACGCTGGAGTCCGGGCGCTGGCCCGCGGTCCGGGGCGAGGTGACGGCCGGGACCCGGGAGGTGGAGGCGGTCGTCCCGGCCGAGACGGCGGACGCGCTGAACTTCGAGGCCGGTTCGACGGTCTCCGTGCCCACACACGACGGGCGGCCCCTGACCGTACGCATCACCGGCACCGTCACGCCCCGGCATCCGGACGACGCCTACTGGTCCGCCGAGCCCCTGATGCGCGCCCCGTCCCTGGTCGTGGACCCCGGCGCGCCCCTCCCCACCTTCTACTGGGTGGCCGCTCTGCTGCTGTCACCGGACGCCGGACCCGCACTGCTCGCCACGACGGGCGAGCCGGAGCTGTTCTGGCACATGGCACCGGACGCCTCACGGCTGACGTCGGCCGACGCCGCCCCGCTCCTGAACGCCGTCGCCTCGCTGGAGAGCGGCCCCGGACTGCTGGAACTGCGGGACATCGCGGGCCCCACCGTGACGCTGAGCACCGACCTGGACGAGATCCTCGTCGCCCACGACGTGATGCGGTCCGCGATCAGCCCCGTCGTCGCGGTCGCCGCGGTCGGGATCGGCTCGGTCGCCGGGGCCGTCCTGCTGATGACGGGAGGGCTGACCGCCGCCCGCCGCCACCGGGAACTGTCCCTGCTGCGCTCGCGCGGCGCCTCCCTCGCCGGAATCGGCCGACGGCTGTTCGCGGAGACGACCGTGATCGTGGTCCCCGCGGCGGCGCTCGGCCTGCTGACCGCCGTGCTCCTCGTCGGTGAGGCCCGGCTCTGGCCGGCGGTGGCGGGCGCCGGTGCGGTCGTCGCGCTCGTGTGTGTCGCGCTGCCGCTCCGTACGACGCTCCAGCACATCAGGCCGCAACTGCACGGAGCCCGCGACGACCTGGTGGCCGCCAGGCCCTCACGCCGGCGCACCGTCGCCGAACTGACCGTGCTGGTCCTGGCGATCGGCGCCGTCACCGCGCTACGCCGCCGGGGCACCACCGCGGCGGGCGGCACCGACCTGCTGGTCAGCGCCGCCCCCGTCCTCGTCGGCCTGATCGCGGCGCTGGTCCTCGTGCGCCTCTACCCGCTGCCGCTGCGCCTGGCGGCCCGGCCCGTCGCCCGGACGCGGGGCGCGATCGGTTTCCTGTCGCTGGCCCGCGCCGGGCGCTCGTCGGCGAGCGCCACCCTGCCGCTGCTCGCGCTGCTGGTGGCGCTGACCACGGCGGCGTTCGGCGGCTCGGTGCTCGCCGGTGTCGCGGACGCCCGGGACACCGCGGCGCTCGCGGCCGTCGGTGCGGACGCCCGGATCAGCGGGGAGGGTGACGCGAAACCGGTGACCGACCGCTTCACCGAGATGGTGCGGGCGACAAACGGCGTCCGGGACGTGGCCCCCGTACAGATCGACTACAGCGTCACGCTGCCGGCCGGCGAAGGGGGCTTGGAGGGCAACAAGGGGGCGACGCTGGTCGGCGTCGATCCCGGATCGTACGGCCGGCTGGCCCACGCCACCGGAGCCGGATCGTTCCCTCCCGCGCTGCTGAAGGCCGTAGGCCCCTCCGCCCCGCTGCCGGAGGGCGCCGCCTACTCGGCGGACCGGGTACTGCCCGCGATCGCCTCCCCGTCCGTCGCCGAACGCCTGGGCGACCGGCCGCAGGCCGTCGAGACGCTGGCCGGGGACTTCAAGGTGCGGGTCGTGGCGGTCCGCCGGAGCACTCCCGCGGTGAGCGGCTCCTCGTTCCTGATCGTCAACTCCACCTCCCTCACCCAGCGGCAGACCAACGCCCTGCTGGTCACCGGGGACTCCCTGGACACCAAGGCGCTGAAGGCCGCGGCCCACGAGACGGGCGAGGACTTCGTCGTACGCCTGCGGTCCGAGGAGCGCGAGTCGTTCGTCGACACACCCGTGCAGTCCGGCGCCGAACGCATCTACGGGGCGGGCATCGTGGCGGGGGCGGGGTACGCGCTGCTCGCCGTCCTGCTGTCGCTGCTCCGGACCGCGCCCGAGCGCACCACCCTGCTGGCGCGACTGCGCACCATGGGGCTGACCACCCGGCAGGGCAGGCGGCTGCTCGCTCTGGAGGCGATGCCGCAGGCGCTGCTGGCCGCCTTCGGCGGTCTGCTCGTCGGCTGGGCGACCATCGCCCTGCTGGCACCGGGCGTCGACCTCGCCTCGCTGGCACTGTCCGGCGCGCGCGGCGCCGACGTACCGCACACCGCTTCACTGCGGGCCGACCTCTGGTCACTGGCGCTTCCGGCGATCGGCGTGGTCCTCCTCGCCGCCGCCGTAGCCGCCGTCCAGGCATGGTGGGCGAGCCGTCGTGGATCGATCACCGAACTCAGGGCAGGAGACACCCGATGA
- a CDS encoding ABC transporter ATP-binding protein, giving the protein MTSSTETTLAELEQRAAAHRDRPSYGHDALIACDRLVRVFTTDGVEVQALQGLDLLVTEGELMALVGASGSGKSTLMNILAGLDVPTAGSAKVAGCDLLSMGKKERLRYRRDVVGFVWQQTARNLLPYLTAIQNITLPMQLRGGGRRGEQAARAESLLRMLEVADCRDRRPQQMSGGQQQRVAIAVALANSPSVLLADEPTGELDSATGDQVFAAFRRANEELGTSIVIVTHDQAVASEVRRTVAIRDGRTSSEVLRHTEVDAATGKESQVAREYAMLDRAGRLQLPADHTEALGMEHRVMLELEQDHIGVWPDERTE; this is encoded by the coding sequence ATGACCTCGTCGACCGAGACCACGCTGGCGGAGCTCGAACAGCGCGCCGCCGCCCACCGCGACCGGCCGTCGTACGGCCATGACGCGCTGATCGCCTGCGACCGGCTGGTGCGCGTCTTCACCACGGACGGCGTGGAGGTACAGGCCCTCCAAGGTCTTGATCTGCTGGTCACCGAGGGCGAGTTGATGGCTCTGGTGGGCGCGTCGGGCAGTGGGAAGTCGACGCTGATGAACATCCTGGCGGGCCTCGACGTGCCCACCGCCGGGTCGGCGAAGGTCGCGGGATGCGACCTGCTGTCCATGGGCAAGAAGGAACGGCTGCGCTACCGCCGCGATGTCGTCGGCTTCGTGTGGCAGCAGACGGCCCGCAATCTGCTGCCGTATCTCACCGCGATCCAGAACATCACGCTGCCGATGCAGCTGCGCGGCGGCGGCCGGCGCGGCGAACAGGCCGCCCGCGCCGAGTCGTTGCTGCGGATGCTGGAGGTGGCGGACTGCCGCGACCGGCGTCCGCAGCAGATGTCCGGCGGACAGCAGCAGCGGGTCGCGATCGCGGTGGCGCTGGCCAACTCCCCCTCGGTGCTGCTCGCCGACGAACCGACAGGCGAGCTGGACTCGGCCACCGGGGACCAGGTGTTCGCCGCGTTCCGGCGTGCCAACGAGGAACTGGGCACGTCGATCGTGATCGTGACGCACGATCAGGCGGTGGCGAGCGAGGTGCGCCGTACGGTCGCCATCCGCGACGGCCGTACGTCCTCCGAGGTGCTGCGGCACACGGAGGTCGACGCGGCGACGGGCAAGGAGTCACAGGTGGCCCGCGAGTACGCGATGCTCGACCGCGCGGGACGGCTCCAGCTGCCCGCCGACCACACCGAGGCGCTGGGCATGGAGCACCGGGTGATGCTGGAACTCGAGCAGGACCACATCGGGGTCTGGCCGGACGAGCGCACGGAGTAG
- a CDS encoding ABC transporter permease — protein MTGFVFLRVRAHRLLLAAAVLAVLLTTSVLAALTAFSGSIGDAALRHSLTHRSAASASLVISAQVDREQREEADTAAREAARASFAGLPVSVRTLEHSGPYALPRGLQDPAARRGDPDLTQFASLDRSRVRLTAGRMPDSGSGGTGGTVQVALPATAAEILKVRPGTRLTLTDRLGDKPLDVLVTGLYEAADQADQYWQLDPLGGRGVREVVFTTYGPLLTDPAVLGSGRISAGETSWLAGADFRTVTTDRMDALHQASADVPRALLAAEPFEGGASVRTSLPTVLEQIEKALLVSRSTLMIVAVQLVLLAGYALLLVARLLSSERGGETELLRARGGSRGRIISLAAIEALMLAVPAAVVAPLLAGPLVRLLAERGELARIGVRLGDTASGTVWLVAAGVALACALAVVAPALSSGGTGRGRAAALPAPVRAGGDVGLLLIAAVAYWQLDRQTGAFGSGTLSGDRDGELGIDPLLVAAPALALLAGTVLTLRLLPPVARLAERRAASGRGLATALAGWQFSRRPLRGAGPVLLLVLSVAMGMLAIGQSASWDRSQGDQADFRSGASVRMAGVPNPDPAKADPYSTLSGVREAAPAYRTSTELSGERTAQILALDTAHADEHLMLRGDLADRSPAKLLSALAPPRNGRPGLVLPKGSTRLSFDLRIAETSARKGASPSGLTLRTGVLLEDRFGLPYRALVGPVPADGRPHTVSVPVSASAGLAVTGFELDGRPPVGRSEEHRLTVTGLRGVTDGGEQPVSVPDGLRWRAALTVGVPGEEQPAHTLRPTAPAGTALSLTYGTGFMSAEEARWLPPTNSVRVTVVRPKAPALNAVATDAFLKASGAEKGQSVAVPLGGEQIRVKIADVVRQLPTTGPAAAGSSAGPVVGDGGALLLDLKALARVYAQQSASHLGPTEWWLSTGPGDAAKVAARLRALPDTDPAQVHVRDEVAEDLVGDPLGAGPQSALLAVAVVAAALAAVGFAVSAVGSQRERSAEFAVLRALGAPRRRLARMIAAEQGVLIAIGLLAGLALGAVLTRAVVPLIVLTGQAAQPVPAVLVHLPVRQVTGLLAGVAAVPLLIVAAIALRRADSAVSLRHQGDN, from the coding sequence GTGACGGGGTTCGTCTTTCTGCGGGTGAGGGCGCACCGGCTCCTGCTCGCCGCCGCCGTACTGGCGGTGCTGCTGACCACGTCCGTACTGGCCGCGCTCACCGCGTTCTCCGGCTCCATCGGCGATGCCGCGCTGCGGCACTCGCTGACGCACCGCTCGGCCGCCTCCGCCTCGCTCGTCATATCCGCCCAGGTGGACCGTGAGCAGCGCGAGGAGGCCGACACCGCGGCGCGCGAGGCGGCGCGCGCGTCCTTCGCCGGGCTGCCCGTGAGCGTACGGACGCTGGAGCACTCCGGACCGTACGCCCTGCCGCGCGGCCTCCAGGACCCGGCTGCCCGGCGCGGTGACCCCGATCTGACCCAGTTCGCCTCGCTGGACCGCAGCCGCGTCCGGCTCACCGCGGGCCGCATGCCCGACAGCGGGAGCGGCGGGACCGGCGGGACCGTACAGGTCGCCCTGCCCGCTACCGCCGCCGAGATCCTGAAGGTGAGGCCCGGCACCCGGCTCACCCTCACGGACCGGCTGGGCGACAAGCCGCTGGACGTCCTGGTGACCGGTCTGTACGAGGCCGCCGACCAGGCCGACCAGTACTGGCAGCTGGACCCGCTCGGCGGCCGCGGCGTCCGCGAGGTCGTCTTCACCACGTACGGTCCGCTGCTCACCGATCCCGCCGTGCTCGGCTCAGGCCGGATCAGTGCGGGCGAGACGTCCTGGCTGGCGGGCGCGGACTTCCGTACCGTCACGACGGACCGGATGGACGCGCTGCACCAGGCGTCGGCCGATGTCCCGAGGGCGCTGCTCGCCGCCGAGCCGTTCGAGGGCGGTGCCTCGGTAAGGACGTCGCTGCCCACGGTGCTGGAACAGATCGAGAAGGCACTGCTGGTCTCCCGCTCGACACTGATGATCGTCGCCGTTCAGCTCGTACTGCTCGCCGGCTACGCGCTGTTGCTGGTGGCCCGGCTGCTGAGCAGCGAGCGCGGGGGCGAGACGGAGCTGCTGCGGGCCCGTGGCGGTTCGCGGGGCAGGATCATCTCGTTGGCCGCGATCGAGGCCCTGATGCTCGCGGTGCCCGCGGCCGTCGTCGCGCCGCTGCTCGCCGGGCCGTTGGTCCGGCTGCTCGCCGAACGCGGTGAGCTCGCGCGGATCGGGGTGCGGCTGGGCGACACCGCGTCCGGCACCGTGTGGCTGGTCGCCGCCGGGGTCGCGCTGGCCTGTGCGCTCGCCGTGGTGGCGCCCGCGCTGTCCTCGGGCGGGACCGGGCGCGGCCGGGCGGCGGCACTGCCCGCACCCGTGCGGGCGGGTGGCGACGTGGGTCTGCTGCTGATCGCCGCGGTGGCGTACTGGCAGCTCGACCGGCAGACCGGGGCCTTTGGCAGTGGCACCCTGAGCGGGGACCGGGACGGTGAGCTCGGTATCGATCCGCTGCTCGTCGCCGCTCCCGCGCTGGCGCTCCTCGCGGGCACGGTCCTGACCCTGCGGCTGCTTCCGCCCGTGGCGAGACTCGCCGAGCGGCGGGCCGCGAGCGGCAGGGGGCTGGCCACCGCGCTGGCCGGCTGGCAGTTCAGCCGTCGGCCGCTGCGCGGCGCGGGCCCCGTCCTGCTGCTGGTGCTGTCCGTCGCGATGGGGATGCTGGCGATCGGCCAGAGCGCGTCGTGGGACCGTTCGCAGGGCGACCAGGCGGACTTCAGGTCGGGCGCCTCGGTGCGGATGGCGGGGGTGCCGAACCCCGATCCGGCGAAGGCGGACCCGTACAGCACGCTGTCCGGGGTGCGGGAGGCCGCTCCCGCGTACCGCACGAGCACGGAGCTCTCGGGCGAGCGCACGGCCCAGATCCTCGCATTGGACACCGCGCACGCCGACGAACACCTGATGCTGCGGGGTGACCTGGCCGACCGGTCCCCGGCGAAGCTCCTGAGCGCGCTGGCTCCGCCGCGGAACGGCCGGCCGGGACTCGTGCTGCCGAAGGGGAGCACGCGGCTGTCGTTCGATCTGCGGATCGCCGAGACCTCCGCCCGGAAGGGCGCGTCGCCGTCCGGCCTCACGCTGCGGACCGGTGTCCTCCTGGAGGACCGCTTCGGTCTGCCGTACCGCGCCCTCGTCGGGCCGGTACCTGCCGACGGCAGGCCGCACACCGTGTCCGTTCCGGTCTCCGCGTCGGCCGGACTGGCCGTGACCGGCTTCGAGTTGGACGGTAGACCGCCCGTGGGCCGTTCCGAGGAGCACCGGCTGACGGTGACCGGGCTGCGGGGCGTGACCGACGGCGGCGAGCAGCCGGTGTCCGTGCCGGACGGCCTGCGCTGGCGGGCGGCTCTGACGGTCGGTGTCCCGGGCGAGGAACAGCCGGCCCACACACTGCGGCCGACGGCACCCGCCGGAACGGCACTGTCCCTCACGTACGGGACCGGCTTCATGAGCGCGGAGGAGGCGAGGTGGCTTCCGCCGACGAACAGCGTCCGGGTCACCGTCGTCCGTCCGAAGGCCCCGGCGCTGAACGCCGTCGCCACGGACGCCTTCCTGAAGGCGTCGGGCGCGGAGAAGGGCCAGAGCGTCGCGGTGCCGCTGGGCGGTGAACAGATACGGGTGAAGATCGCGGACGTGGTCAGGCAGCTCCCCACCACGGGCCCGGCCGCGGCCGGCTCGTCAGCCGGGCCCGTGGTGGGCGACGGCGGGGCGCTGCTGCTCGACCTCAAGGCCCTCGCCCGGGTGTACGCACAGCAGTCGGCCTCCCACCTCGGCCCCACCGAGTGGTGGCTCAGTACCGGACCCGGTGACGCGGCGAAGGTCGCCGCCCGGTTGCGCGCCCTGCCCGACACCGACCCGGCGCAGGTCCATGTGCGCGACGAGGTGGCCGAGGACCTGGTCGGCGATCCGCTGGGCGCCGGTCCGCAGTCGGCGCTGCTGGCCGTCGCCGTGGTCGCCGCCGCGCTGGCCGCCGTCGGCTTCGCGGTGAGCGCCGTCGGCTCGCAGCGCGAACGGTCCGCCGAATTCGCCGTACTGCGGGCGCTGGGCGCCCCGCGCCGCCGGCTGGCCCGCATGATCGCCGCCGAACAGGGCGTACTGATCGCCATCGGGCTGCTGGCCGGGCTCGCGCTGGGCGCGGTCCTGACCAGAGCCGTCGTGCCGCTCATCGTGCTGACCGGGCAGGCCGCCCAGCCCGTGCCGGCCGTACTGGTGCACCTGCCCGTCCGGCAGGTCACCGGTCTGCTGGCGGGCGTCGCCGCGGTGCCGCTGCTGATCGTCGCGGCGATCGCGCTGCGCCGGGCCGACTCCGCGGTATCGCTGCGCCACCAGGGGGACAACTGA
- the ettA gene encoding energy-dependent translational throttle protein EttA, producing MAEFIYTMRKTRKAHGDKVILDDVTLNFLPGAKIGVVGPNGAGKSTVLKIMAGLEQPSNGEAYITPGFTVGILMQEPKLDESKTVLENVQDGAAEIMGKLQRFNEVAELMATDYSDALMDEMGKLQEDLDHANAWDLDAQLEQAMDALGCPPGDWPVTNLSGGEKRRVALCKLLIEAPDLLLLDEPTNHLDAESVNWLEQHLSKYAGCVIAVTHDRYFLNNVAEWILELDRGRAIAYEGNYSTYLEKKQARLKVEGRKDEKRQKRLKEELEWVRSNAKGRQTKSKARLARYEEMAAEADKMRKLDFEEIQIPPGPRLGSIVVEVENLSKAFGDKVLIDDLSFTLPRNGIVGIIGPNGAGKTTLFKMIQGLETPDSGAIKVGDTVKISYVDQSRANIDPKKTLWAVVSDELDYINVGQVEMPSRAYVSAFGFKGPDQQKPAGVLSGGERNRLNLALTLKEGGNLLLLDEPTNDLDVETLSSLENALLEFPGAAVVISHDRWFLDRVATHILAYEGESKWYWFEGNFDSYEKNKVERLGADSVRPHRATYKKLTRG from the coding sequence TTGGCTGAGTTCATCTACACCATGCGCAAGACGCGCAAGGCGCACGGCGACAAGGTGATTCTCGATGACGTCACCCTGAACTTCCTGCCCGGCGCGAAGATCGGTGTCGTGGGACCCAACGGTGCCGGTAAGTCCACGGTGCTGAAGATCATGGCGGGCCTCGAGCAGCCGTCCAACGGCGAGGCGTACATCACGCCCGGTTTCACCGTCGGCATCCTCATGCAGGAGCCGAAGCTCGACGAGTCGAAGACCGTCCTGGAGAACGTCCAGGACGGCGCCGCCGAGATCATGGGCAAGCTCCAGCGCTTCAACGAGGTCGCCGAGCTCATGGCGACCGACTACTCCGACGCGCTCATGGACGAGATGGGCAAGCTCCAGGAGGACCTGGACCACGCCAACGCGTGGGACCTGGACGCTCAGCTGGAGCAGGCCATGGACGCCCTGGGCTGCCCGCCCGGCGACTGGCCCGTCACCAACCTCTCCGGTGGGGAGAAGCGCCGTGTCGCGCTCTGCAAGCTGCTGATCGAGGCCCCGGACCTGCTCCTCCTCGACGAGCCCACCAACCACCTCGACGCCGAGTCGGTGAACTGGCTGGAGCAGCACCTCTCGAAGTACGCGGGCTGCGTCATCGCCGTGACCCACGACCGGTACTTCCTGAACAACGTCGCCGAGTGGATCCTCGAGCTCGACCGCGGCCGTGCGATCGCCTACGAGGGCAACTACTCCACGTACCTGGAGAAGAAGCAGGCCCGCCTCAAGGTCGAGGGCCGCAAGGACGAGAAGCGCCAGAAGCGGCTCAAGGAAGAACTTGAGTGGGTCCGCTCCAACGCCAAGGGCCGGCAGACCAAGTCCAAGGCACGCCTCGCCCGGTACGAGGAGATGGCTGCCGAGGCGGACAAGATGCGGAAGCTGGACTTCGAGGAGATCCAGATTCCGCCGGGCCCGCGGCTCGGTTCCATCGTCGTCGAGGTCGAGAACCTCTCGAAGGCGTTCGGCGACAAGGTCCTCATCGACGACCTGTCCTTCACGCTGCCGCGCAACGGCATCGTCGGCATCATCGGTCCGAACGGTGCGGGCAAGACCACGCTGTTCAAGATGATCCAGGGCCTGGAGACGCCGGACTCCGGCGCCATCAAGGTCGGCGACACGGTCAAGATCTCCTACGTCGACCAGTCCCGCGCCAACATCGACCCGAAGAAGACCCTCTGGGCCGTCGTGTCGGACGAGCTGGACTACATCAACGTCGGCCAGGTCGAGATGCCGTCGCGGGCGTACGTCTCCGCGTTCGGCTTCAAGGGCCCGGACCAGCAGAAGCCGGCCGGTGTCCTCTCCGGTGGTGAGCGCAACCGCCTCAACCTGGCGCTGACGCTCAAGGAGGGCGGCAACCTGCTGCTCCTCGACGAGCCCACCAACGACCTCGACGTGGAGACCCTGTCCTCGCTCGAGAACGCCCTGCTCGAGTTCCCGGGTGCGGCCGTGGTCATCTCCCACGACCGCTGGTTCCTGGACCGTGTCGCCACGCACATCCTGGCGTACGAGGGCGAGTCCAAGTGGTACTGGTTCGAGGGCAACTTCGACTCGTACGAGAAGAACAAGGTCGAGCGACTCGGTGCGGACTCCGTCCGCCCGCACCGTGCCACGTACAAGAAGCTCACGCGAGGCTGA
- a CDS encoding acyl-CoA thioesterase has product MARHIYSCPLRWSDMDAFGHVNNVVFLRYLEEARIDFMFRLAPGDGSPSFSGGSVVARHEIDYVRPLVHRHAPVTVESWVTKIGAASLTISYEIKDPDQVYVRASTVVVPYNLAEERPRRISAEEKLFLQEFLAEEPAAV; this is encoded by the coding sequence TTGGCTCGTCACATCTACAGCTGCCCGCTGCGCTGGTCGGACATGGATGCCTTCGGCCACGTGAACAACGTGGTCTTCCTCCGCTACCTGGAGGAGGCGCGCATCGACTTCATGTTCCGGCTGGCGCCGGGGGACGGCTCGCCGTCCTTCTCGGGCGGGTCCGTCGTGGCCCGGCACGAGATCGACTACGTACGGCCGCTGGTCCACCGGCACGCTCCGGTGACGGTCGAGTCGTGGGTCACGAAGATAGGTGCCGCCTCGCTGACGATCTCGTACGAGATCAAGGACCCCGACCAGGTGTACGTACGGGCGTCGACCGTTGTCGTCCCGTACAACCTGGCCGAGGAGCGGCCCCGGCGGATCTCCGCCGAGGAGAAGCTCTTCCTCCAGGAGTTCCTGGCCGAGGAGCCCGCCGCCGTATGA
- a CDS encoding LAETG motif-containing sortase-dependent surface protein yields the protein MFSAFSASSGSPGSCASAPPSAAQSAAPATSHARGRARGLVRLAATVLVTGLVAAGTLAGATGAAAGSAPQHEGGATAVLDGLKTFDRAVLRVPGENGGKNTTQTIPAGLFEMTVEGGGKLKTYCVDIHNATQDQAKYLETSWDQTSLGANKNAGKIRWILQHSYPRIDDLAALARRAGTGPLTEQTAAAGTQVAIWRHSDDVHVEAADPQAEKLAGWLAKHASASAEPRASLTLEPAAVSGRAGERLGPVTVRTNADQVSLTPPADAGSGVRITDKKGRPVISAADGAQLYFDVPKDAADASASLTVQATTSVPVGRVFAGVTRSQTQILAGSSESTVSARATATWAGAGAVPALTAKKNCAKGGVDITASNKGDAPFTFELAGFEHDIAAGVTRTVTIPVAEDQAYDFTITGPGGLRKNFTGVLDCVTTSEAAAGDQGGIGAQSARQPVPAFTGTSSTGLEGDLAETGGSSATPIIAGVAIALVVVGGAVLLLRRRKPSDDGQ from the coding sequence GTGTTTTCTGCGTTCTCGGCGTCTTCCGGATCACCCGGGTCCTGTGCGTCCGCTCCGCCGTCCGCCGCGCAGTCAGCGGCCCCGGCGACGAGCCACGCACGGGGTCGCGCCAGAGGGCTCGTCAGACTGGCCGCCACCGTGCTGGTCACCGGTCTCGTCGCGGCCGGCACCCTCGCCGGCGCGACCGGGGCGGCGGCCGGGAGCGCTCCCCAGCACGAGGGCGGGGCGACCGCGGTCCTGGACGGGCTGAAGACCTTCGACCGCGCGGTGCTCCGGGTTCCCGGCGAGAACGGCGGGAAGAACACCACGCAGACGATCCCGGCCGGTCTCTTCGAGATGACCGTCGAGGGCGGCGGCAAGCTGAAGACGTACTGCGTCGACATCCACAACGCCACCCAGGACCAGGCGAAGTACCTGGAGACGTCCTGGGACCAGACGTCGCTCGGGGCCAACAAGAACGCCGGAAAGATCCGCTGGATCCTCCAGCACTCCTATCCCCGGATCGACGACCTCGCGGCCCTGGCCCGGCGGGCGGGCACCGGCCCGCTCACCGAGCAGACCGCCGCCGCCGGAACGCAGGTCGCCATCTGGCGCCACTCCGACGACGTGCACGTCGAGGCCGCCGACCCGCAGGCGGAGAAGCTCGCCGGCTGGCTGGCGAAGCACGCCTCCGCCTCCGCCGAACCCAGGGCCTCCCTGACCCTGGAGCCCGCCGCGGTCTCCGGACGGGCCGGCGAGCGGCTCGGACCGGTCACCGTCCGCACCAACGCGGACCAGGTCTCCCTGACGCCGCCCGCCGACGCGGGCAGCGGTGTCCGGATCACCGACAAGAAGGGCAGGCCCGTCATCTCGGCGGCCGACGGGGCCCAGCTCTACTTCGACGTACCGAAGGATGCCGCCGACGCGTCGGCCTCGCTGACCGTCCAGGCGACCACCTCCGTGCCGGTCGGCCGGGTCTTCGCCGGTGTCACCAGGAGCCAGACGCAGATCCTCGCCGGATCCAGCGAGTCCACCGTCTCCGCGCGCGCCACCGCCACGTGGGCCGGGGCAGGTGCCGTTCCCGCCCTCACCGCGAAGAAGAACTGCGCCAAGGGCGGCGTGGACATCACCGCGAGCAACAAGGGGGACGCGCCGTTCACCTTCGAGCTGGCGGGCTTCGAGCACGACATCGCCGCGGGCGTCACCAGGACGGTGACGATCCCGGTCGCCGAGGACCAGGCGTACGACTTCACGATCACCGGGCCCGGCGGCCTGCGGAAGAACTTCACCGGGGTCCTGGACTGTGTGACCACCTCCGAAGCCGCCGCGGGTGACCAGGGCGGGATCGGTGCGCAGAGCGCCAGGCAGCCCGTCCCGGCGTTCACGGGCACCAGCTCCACGGGCCTCGAGGGCGACCTCGCCGAGACCGGCGGTTCCAGCGCCACCCCGATCATCGCGGGCGTCGCCATCGCCCTCGTCGTCGTCGGCGGCGCGGTCCTGCTCCTGCGCCGCAGGAAACCGAGCGACGACGGTCAGTGA